Genomic segment of Nostoc sp. UHCC 0302:
AGCATTCATTCGCAATAAGCTCTATTTAATGATAATATTACCAGAATTCTACGAGACACACCTCAAGCGAGAGCTTGGACGTACTGAATACTTATTACTAAAACTCCTTATCTGTTTATTACAATCTATTAAAACTGTTAGCCTTGAGGCGCTAGCGACTGCTTTACCAATACCAATACTATTTGAAAGTAGAAGGAAAAAACTTCAGCGATTTTTATCTTTAAATTACATCAATGTTGAAGAAATTTGGTTTCCAATTATCAAAAGCTGGCTAGAAATAAATTTTCCTTTAAATGAAGTTATTTATGTAGTTATAGATCGGACTAATTGGGGATGCATTAATCTATTAATGATTAGCGTGGTTTGGGACAAAAGGTCTATCCCAATATATTTTGAGCTATTAGACAAGTTAGGCTCAAGTAATTTTGATGAACAAGAAGCAGTATTTAAAAAAGCATTACCGATTTTCAAGGATTATAAAATTGTAGTGTTAGGAGACCGAGAATTTTGTTCAATAAAGTTGGCTAACTGGCTCACAGAGCAGAAAGTATATTTCTGCTTACGCTTAAAAAAGGACGCATTTATAGAAATAGAACCAGAAATTTGGCTGCAATTAAGAGATTTGGGTTTAGCACCTGGTCTTTCCTTCTTTTACCAAGGTATTAAATATACGAAATCTCAAGGGTTTGTTAGCTTTAATCTCGCTACTAAATGGAAACGGAAACGTTTTGGAGTTGCGCCGGAAGAGGGCTGGTTTATTCTGACTAATTTAGATGATTTAGATTCGGCTATTAAGGCTTATAAACAACGTTTTGATATTGAGGAAATGTTTAGAGATTTTAAAAGCGGTGGTTATAATTTAGAAGATACTAATGTATCAGGTCAAAGGCTAATTTCCCTAATATTATTAATCTCACTTGCATACACGGCTGCAACTATATCTGGTCAAAAAATTAAACGCATGGGTGTTCAAAAATATGTAGGCAGAATTAAAGAATCTGGGCGGACAGTTCGCCGTCATAGCAGTTTTTATATTGGATTATATGGGTCTAACTGGGTCGATTTCATGGAAAATTCTTATGAATTGGTGGCTGAGTTAATGACACTAGCTCCTAATAAGCGTAAGTATTATCAACAAGGAGAAAGGGCTATGAGGCTTATTTTATCTGCATTCTAGCCCTTTTTGTCCCCCCTCAAGAAATTATTTACACAACATTGCGAAAAGGTTTGTGAGAAGAACGTTGTTGTTGTTGTTTTATATATTTATTTAGGTGTATATAACTAATAGGACACATTTTCAAAATGATTTGGACACATCTGCCCCAGATTCTAATGAAGGACAAATTTTACCGATCAACGAATATCAGTTGCGACCTTTAATTCCGTTAGAGCCGGAAGTACAAAGAGAAGCTTGGCAGAAGGCAGTTGAGGTTGCCGGTGGTAAAGTCCCAAGTGGTAGGATTGTGAAGGATGTGGTGCAGTGCATTATTGAGCGAACCAGAGTACCAAACACCTACCAGCTAGGTGAAGTCTGCCAAATCCTTGCAAAGGATAATCCCGAACTCAGGGGCAAGGGTGGCTGCTGGGGTATAGTCAGCCAAGTAAACGATTTCAGTTGTACTATTAAAACCTGGGATGGTGAGTACACGGTTGGGCTGCAATACCTGAAATCTTACGAATACTTACCTGCCGAATGTCAGCAGATGCAGGTGGTTTGTGAGCGCATCGCTAGGATACACTCCGATTCACTGGAGGAAACAGTCAAAAGTCTGTTGCAGTCGTTGGGCAAGCTGAATCGAGCTTATCTGACTGCGGTGGAAGAAAAGTTGTTGAATGTTCTAGAGTCTGAATATGGAAAAGATAACTCCCTCAACGATTAATGCTCACCAAAGACTGCACCAAGCACTTCATGAACTACGGCATGACGGGTGTGACTAAGGGAGAAACAGCTTGCAGCGATCGCTGTGCAATAAGATAAAAATAAAAAAGTGTTATGACCAAGATAATACCAATGACAATGGACAATTTTACCATTCGAGCAATGAGGAGGTCAGAATTAGATTTGATAATTGATTGGGCAGCAGTTGAAGGCTGAAATCCAGGAACTTATGATGCTGAATTTTTTAGGACATTAGCATTTGAGAGGATATGGAATGTGGGCAGTTGAAGAACGGGCTAGCAGTGAAATGATTGTTAGAATTGGTTGCTGGAAACCAGAGGGACGCCCAGAAAATGAAGCTTCAAAGCGGGTAGCACAAAAGTTAAAAACTCCCAGATGCTCCACCCATTGAGCAAATACCACTAGTTGGAGAGCTTGACGAATTAGAGACTTTTGTTAGCTCAAAAAAAAATAAAATCTGGTTAGAGACAGTAGTCAATCACTTCCAGAAAGATGTTTTGCTTGGGTATTAGGAGACCACAGTGCAGAAAC
This window contains:
- a CDS encoding IS4 family transposase; the protein is MLPEFYETHLKRELGRTEYLLLKLLICLLQSIKTVSLEALATALPIPILFESRRKKLQRFLSLNYINVEEIWFPIIKSWLEINFPLNEVIYVVIDRTNWGCINLLMISVVWDKRSIPIYFELLDKLGSSNFDEQEAVFKKALPIFKDYKIVVLGDREFCSIKLANWLTEQKVYFCLRLKKDAFIEIEPEIWLQLRDLGLAPGLSFFYQGIKYTKSQGFVSFNLATKWKRKRFGVAPEEGWFILTNLDDLDSAIKAYKQRFDIEEMFRDFKSGGYNLEDTNVSGQRLISLILLISLAYTAATISGQKIKRMGVQKYVGRIKESGRTVRRHSSFYIGLYGSNWVDFMENSYELVAELMTLAPNKRKYYQQGERAMRLILSAF